From Chryseotalea sp. WA131a:
ACAATAAAAATTGCAGCACGAACTTAAGTCCAATAAAACCTATTAAAATTGTCGTCTTTTTTGTCATTGAATTACCTCAAATCCTGTATGTCATTGGGATCATGCCTTTCCTGTCTATTTTTTTAGTGTCATAAATTCACCATTTCAGAAACAGGCATTGTTAGCAGCTGAACATTTGTCTATTGTTGCTTAACAGGGCAAGTCGAGATACCAAAAATTGCATACAAGGGACAAAAACTAATAATACTTGTCAACGTAAATACACCCGATAATAAAAGTAATATTATTCCAACAGTTCCACCAACGATGTTAGTGAAGTAAAGAGTAACCATAATTGTCGATATTATTAATCTAATAATTCTGTCGCTGAGACATGTTCTTTTTCATTTTTGTTTGTTTTTTATTTGTTTAGGAAAGTTTACAATTAATACAATTTAAGGATTTTCATAATGCACCGATTTCTATTTTATTGATTAACGATAGAATATTTTCCTTCTCCGGTATTTCCATAAGATCTTCAGAATCAGTCGATGGAAACTTCCTTCATTTTTTCATTTATCATACCAATAAAAAATTTACCACTATTGTCTAAATGAAGTCCATGATATTGAATCGGTATTAAACTTAGCCCCTCCATTGAAATGACTCCGAACAAACCCTCCTGCGAGGCAATCAATCTTCCATTCTCTACTTCACGTAAATAATCAAAC
This genomic window contains:
- a CDS encoding DUF2892 domain-containing protein; amino-acid sequence: MVTLYFTNIVGGTVGIILLLLSGVFTLTSIISFCPLYAIFGISTCPVKQQ